From a single Candidatus Delongbacteria bacterium genomic region:
- a CDS encoding proline dehydrogenase family protein yields the protein MNVFHSLVVHTLPLMPKALVGHLSRHYIAGPSLDDAVRAAREVIDEGCCVTMDVLGESVTRAEETRTFARQYHEVLQRIADEKLDANVSVKPTQMGLALDPALVRENYTSIVGRAAELGNFVRIDMEDTPWTTATLDLHDELVARWPGHVGVVIQAYLRRTMSDTRERLIPGKANLRLCKGIYVEPESLAFKTRQDIRDSYLAILRELLSAGNYVGIATHDEWLVDGALEIVRELNLPREAFEFQMLLGVLPDLRRRIVARGHKLRVYVPFGEAWFAYSTRRLKENPSLVNTFIVDMFRKH from the coding sequence ATGAACGTGTTCCATTCCCTTGTCGTACACACCTTGCCCCTGATGCCAAAGGCCCTGGTGGGGCATCTTTCCCGTCACTACATCGCCGGTCCCAGTCTGGACGACGCGGTCCGGGCCGCCCGGGAAGTGATCGACGAAGGCTGCTGCGTGACGATGGACGTACTGGGCGAAAGCGTGACCCGGGCCGAAGAGACCCGCACCTTCGCCCGTCAGTATCACGAGGTGCTGCAGCGCATCGCCGATGAGAAACTGGATGCCAACGTCAGTGTCAAGCCCACCCAGATGGGGCTGGCGCTGGACCCGGCGCTGGTGCGCGAGAATTACACATCCATCGTTGGGCGGGCGGCCGAGCTGGGCAACTTCGTGCGCATCGACATGGAAGACACACCCTGGACGACCGCCACTCTCGACCTGCACGACGAACTGGTCGCCCGCTGGCCGGGCCATGTGGGGGTCGTGATCCAGGCCTACCTGCGACGCACCATGAGCGACACGCGCGAGCGGCTGATCCCGGGCAAGGCCAACCTGCGGCTCTGCAAGGGCATCTACGTGGAACCGGAATCGCTGGCCTTCAAGACTCGTCAGGATATCCGCGACAGTTATCTGGCCATCCTGCGCGAACTGCTGAGCGCGGGCAATTATGTGGGCATCGCCACCCATGACGAATGGCTCGTGGATGGGGCCCTCGAAATCGTGCGCGAGCTGAACCTGCCCCGCGAAGCCTTCGAATTCCAGATGCTGCTGGGCGTGCTGCCCGATCTGCGCCGTCGCATCGTCGCACGTGGACACAAGTTGCGGGTCTATGTGCCCTTCGGCGAGGCCTGGTTCGCCTACTCCACCCGCCGCCTCAAGGAGAATCCCTCGCTGGTGAACACCTTCATCGTGGACATGTTCAGAAAACACTGA
- a CDS encoding T9SS type A sorting domain-containing protein gives MTSNTLLNSLLICSLLAPLAGASTGLHTAGMRILEQTPGHTTIEVQPQSPVISVDKDGLASIELDGYTLYASHGEYMLPSHTEFWEVPPTGRISVVVEELRTRLLPDLRPALGVEDAAGEVRPGSAAAAGVDADQPYRGQFTDFVHLGDPVILRDLRICPLGVQPFVVRAEGLEILEHAVIRLSYGSEGLGGNELGAAHSWSSSMEQIYDGLVPNHGQFYDSVDDTVFPVYCITGADAYLNMSVIGEFVSWKRRKGFDVRLVPFSTIGSENPNTCSYPELKAWADAIWDSDRPEVMLLIGDEDEALACPTSFVVSVEGDHDVTDHDLTLQEGDDYLPEFLVGRMSVDNVQQLVTVARKPVVHESQTPVDDSECDWHKRGLVVSCNYADNGQAPISPNLTSRWLIDKMRANGFCMTPADSVFYPPISDGGTPIGGALNSGRGIVSYRGWANSNGWVFPAFDRDDISALSNGYRMPIVASFVCQTGAFGGEETVLDPCFGERFLQFGNLQTLGGAVAFVGPSDLHTRTQFNNPVCSGFFNAIFDLDLTSVGSALLNGKLELYRGYPLTREDPYEAFFYFHVYNVLGDPDLKIWRNQPRVMSHDAPPSIAAGVQTMDLHVIGQDGEPLENAVVSLVGGSSNSRMVARARSDSQGRVLLQIDTSDLTSMVLTINHIDYTPGGRTISVVANTEGVQYSSAQISEETVDGTYRAGETLSILPSLLNTGSATIANLEATLEENSELFEILDGSASWTALAGGTTAASSDPLQVRLNPDLGDHQQVPLVIRITGDASATAVLNLDTRNKAITVNDVRLGSGLDHLETGALDTLIIDFSCTGLAALSQAHAALSTQSELISLLDEEPQLIGDLALDASSTLRFQVVGGLRLFPGRLVYLTLETTDADGFVQHVRFLLPNGSDVPGNPTGPDMHGYYALESTDFDLQRNPVYNWKELDPAYGGTFGERLYLRDDQTTQISLPFPITYYGQTFNTLSVCSNGWVSMGTTWMSDFSNWNIPSALGPSNMICAWWEDLKPKYTTNGDSLYVPVFTRHDEAAGQFIISWSRTWARYAWENAGQPLQEFQLIFFDTATRPTDTGDNEFLMQYKQVTNVDLNNNYATVGITNFGHNDGIEVTYANLAHGSTSVPGPGRAILFTTVPPEKDQTLSVNVLQPEPQQWLIPGNLNASWDHGLLQAALGATTVEYSVSVLDENFTPLWTTSVTDTGTLDLTEATGSLPEGELLYLRLEADATTPDGAVPVASLQGDIPFHLDLTAPQLTTAVIENGLFLDQLELAVFCSELMGSLQAFGSDGLGENIGELEIIPGEHFIAGGRELYYLQARLSGNLDHLRIVGSDSHGIPVSQDLGLAQAGGAEGELALPALNLQLSWSAAGSTPLRVLELHRLDGAPQALSPFWLQLPDGVRDLQLRLPARGELQLARRVGGSWQRVEQSRSGDELLSRPVEGGVYALLPAAELESLPTAFALHANWPNPFNPETRIQFDLPERAAVRLTVYNLLGEQVRVLHQGPLAAGSHQRVWDGTGQDGTALASGMYLARLEADGFSATRKMLLVR, from the coding sequence ATGACCTCGAACACTCTCCTGAACTCCTTGCTGATCTGCAGCCTGCTGGCCCCGCTGGCGGGAGCGAGCACCGGGCTGCACACAGCCGGGATGCGCATCCTGGAACAGACTCCGGGACACACCACCATCGAGGTGCAGCCTCAATCCCCCGTGATTTCGGTGGACAAGGATGGCCTGGCCAGCATCGAACTCGATGGCTATACCCTGTACGCCAGTCACGGCGAGTACATGCTGCCCAGCCACACCGAATTCTGGGAAGTGCCCCCCACGGGGCGGATCAGCGTGGTGGTCGAGGAGCTGCGCACCCGTCTGCTGCCCGACCTGCGCCCGGCGCTGGGTGTGGAAGATGCGGCCGGAGAAGTCCGGCCAGGCAGCGCGGCCGCCGCAGGTGTGGATGCCGACCAACCCTACCGCGGGCAATTCACCGACTTCGTGCATCTGGGCGACCCGGTGATTCTGCGTGACCTGCGGATCTGTCCCCTGGGAGTGCAGCCCTTCGTGGTCCGTGCCGAGGGCCTTGAAATCCTGGAGCACGCGGTGATCCGCCTGAGCTATGGGAGCGAAGGACTGGGCGGCAATGAACTGGGAGCCGCGCACAGCTGGTCCAGCTCGATGGAGCAGATCTACGACGGGCTGGTACCCAATCACGGGCAATTCTACGATTCGGTGGACGACACGGTCTTTCCGGTGTACTGCATCACGGGAGCCGACGCCTACCTGAACATGAGCGTGATCGGCGAGTTCGTCTCCTGGAAGCGCCGCAAGGGATTTGATGTGCGTCTGGTGCCCTTCAGCACCATCGGCAGCGAGAACCCCAACACCTGCAGCTACCCGGAACTGAAGGCCTGGGCCGATGCCATCTGGGACAGCGACCGCCCCGAAGTGATGCTGCTGATCGGTGACGAGGACGAAGCCCTGGCCTGTCCCACCAGCTTCGTGGTCTCGGTCGAGGGCGATCATGACGTCACCGATCACGACCTGACGCTCCAGGAAGGCGACGACTACCTGCCCGAGTTCCTGGTGGGTCGGATGAGCGTGGACAACGTGCAGCAGCTGGTCACGGTGGCACGCAAGCCGGTGGTGCACGAGTCCCAGACCCCCGTGGACGACAGCGAGTGTGATTGGCACAAGCGCGGTCTGGTGGTCAGCTGCAACTACGCCGACAATGGCCAGGCCCCGATCAGCCCCAACCTGACCAGCCGCTGGCTGATTGACAAGATGCGCGCCAATGGCTTCTGCATGACTCCGGCCGACAGTGTGTTCTATCCCCCCATTTCCGACGGTGGCACGCCCATCGGTGGTGCGCTCAATTCGGGCCGTGGCATCGTGAGCTACCGCGGCTGGGCCAATTCCAACGGCTGGGTCTTTCCCGCCTTCGACCGTGACGACATCTCGGCACTCAGCAATGGCTACCGCATGCCCATCGTGGCCAGTTTCGTCTGCCAGACGGGCGCTTTCGGAGGTGAGGAGACCGTGCTGGACCCGTGCTTCGGCGAGCGCTTCCTGCAATTCGGCAACCTCCAGACTCTGGGCGGTGCGGTGGCCTTCGTGGGCCCCAGCGACCTGCACACACGCACCCAGTTCAACAACCCGGTCTGCAGCGGATTCTTCAACGCGATCTTCGACCTGGACCTGACCTCGGTGGGCAGTGCGCTGCTGAACGGCAAGTTGGAGCTCTACCGGGGCTACCCGCTGACCCGCGAGGACCCCTACGAGGCCTTCTTCTACTTCCATGTCTACAATGTGCTGGGCGATCCCGACCTGAAGATCTGGCGCAACCAGCCCCGCGTGATGAGCCACGATGCCCCACCATCGATCGCCGCGGGTGTCCAGACCATGGATCTGCACGTGATCGGTCAGGACGGGGAGCCGCTCGAGAATGCCGTGGTGTCCCTGGTGGGCGGCTCCAGCAACAGCCGCATGGTCGCCCGGGCCCGCAGTGATTCCCAGGGCCGCGTGCTGCTGCAGATCGACACCTCCGATCTGACCAGCATGGTGCTGACCATCAATCATATCGACTACACGCCCGGCGGGCGCACCATCTCCGTGGTGGCCAACACCGAAGGCGTGCAGTACAGCAGTGCCCAGATCAGCGAAGAAACCGTGGACGGCACCTACCGGGCCGGTGAGACACTGAGCATCCTGCCCAGCCTGCTCAACACGGGCAGTGCCACCATCGCCAATCTGGAAGCCACCCTCGAAGAAAACAGCGAGCTCTTCGAGATCCTCGACGGCAGCGCCAGCTGGACCGCTCTGGCCGGTGGAACCACGGCCGCCAGCAGCGATCCCCTGCAGGTCCGATTGAATCCCGATCTGGGCGATCATCAGCAGGTACCCCTGGTGATCCGCATCACGGGCGACGCCAGTGCGACCGCCGTGCTGAATCTGGACACGCGCAACAAGGCGATCACCGTGAACGATGTGCGTCTGGGTTCCGGCCTGGATCACCTCGAGACCGGTGCCCTGGACACCCTGATCATTGACTTCAGCTGCACGGGGCTGGCCGCACTCAGCCAGGCCCATGCCGCACTGTCCACCCAGAGCGAGCTGATCTCGCTGCTGGATGAAGAGCCGCAGCTGATTGGCGACCTGGCCCTCGATGCCAGCTCCACCCTGCGTTTCCAGGTGGTGGGTGGGCTGCGGCTCTTCCCGGGCCGGCTGGTCTACCTGACCCTGGAGACGACCGACGCGGATGGTTTCGTGCAGCACGTGCGCTTCCTGCTGCCCAACGGCAGCGACGTGCCCGGCAATCCCACCGGGCCGGACATGCACGGCTACTACGCACTGGAGAGCACCGACTTCGACCTGCAGCGCAATCCGGTCTACAACTGGAAAGAGCTGGACCCGGCCTACGGCGGCACCTTCGGCGAACGGCTTTATCTGCGCGATGACCAGACCACCCAGATCAGCCTGCCCTTCCCGATCACGTATTACGGCCAGACCTTCAACACGCTCAGTGTCTGCAGCAACGGCTGGGTCAGCATGGGCACCACCTGGATGAGCGATTTCAGCAACTGGAACATTCCCAGCGCACTGGGGCCCTCGAACATGATCTGCGCCTGGTGGGAAGACCTGAAACCCAAGTACACCACCAATGGCGACAGCCTGTACGTGCCGGTGTTCACCCGCCACGACGAGGCCGCGGGACAGTTCATCATTTCCTGGAGCCGTACCTGGGCGCGTTATGCCTGGGAGAACGCGGGCCAGCCGCTGCAGGAGTTCCAGCTGATCTTCTTCGACACCGCCACCCGACCCACGGACACGGGTGACAATGAATTCCTGATGCAGTACAAGCAGGTCACCAACGTGGACCTGAACAACAACTACGCCACCGTGGGCATCACGAACTTCGGCCACAACGACGGCATCGAGGTGACCTACGCCAATCTGGCCCACGGTTCCACGAGCGTGCCGGGGCCGGGCCGCGCGATCCTCTTCACCACCGTGCCTCCCGAAAAGGACCAGACCCTGAGCGTGAATGTGCTCCAGCCGGAGCCGCAGCAGTGGCTGATTCCCGGCAATCTCAACGCCAGCTGGGACCACGGTCTGCTGCAGGCGGCCCTGGGAGCCACCACGGTGGAGTACAGCGTGTCGGTGCTCGACGAGAATTTCACCCCACTCTGGACCACCAGCGTCACGGATACCGGCACTCTGGATCTGACTGAAGCGACGGGCAGTCTGCCCGAGGGCGAGCTGCTGTACCTGCGCCTGGAAGCCGATGCCACCACCCCCGATGGAGCGGTACCCGTGGCCAGCCTTCAGGGCGACATCCCCTTCCATCTGGACCTGACGGCACCCCAGCTGACCACCGCCGTGATCGAGAACGGCCTGTTCCTTGACCAGCTTGAACTGGCGGTGTTCTGCAGTGAACTCATGGGGTCCCTGCAGGCCTTCGGGTCCGATGGGCTGGGCGAGAACATCGGCGAGCTGGAGATCATTCCCGGCGAGCACTTCATCGCCGGGGGTCGCGAACTGTATTACCTGCAGGCCCGCCTGTCCGGCAATCTGGACCATCTGCGCATCGTGGGCAGCGATTCCCACGGAATTCCCGTGAGTCAGGATCTGGGGCTGGCCCAGGCCGGGGGCGCCGAGGGAGAACTGGCCCTGCCAGCGCTGAACCTGCAATTGAGCTGGTCGGCCGCCGGCAGCACTCCGCTGCGCGTGCTGGAACTGCACCGTCTGGATGGTGCTCCCCAAGCGCTCAGCCCCTTCTGGCTGCAACTGCCGGATGGCGTGCGTGACCTTCAACTGCGCCTGCCTGCCCGAGGCGAACTGCAACTGGCCCGTCGTGTGGGCGGCAGCTGGCAGCGAGTCGAACAGAGTCGATCCGGCGACGAGCTGCTGAGCCGACCCGTTGAGGGCGGTGTGTACGCCCTGCTGCCCGCCGCTGAGCTCGAGAGCCTGCCCACGGCCTTCGCACTGCATGCCAACTGGCCCAACCCGTTCAATCCCGAGACACGCATCCAGTTCGACCTGCCCGAGAGAGCCGCAGTGAGGTTGACCGTTTACAATCTGCTTGGCGAGCAGGTGCGTGTGCTGCATCAGGGGCCCCTGGCCGCCGGCAGCCACCAGCGGGTCTGGGACGGCACCGGGCAGGACGGCACGGCCCTGGCCAGCGGGATGTACCTGGCCCGTCTGGAAGCCGATGGTTTCAGCGCCACCCGCAAGATGCTGCTGGTACGATGA